The following are from one region of the Strix uralensis isolate ZFMK-TIS-50842 chromosome 4, bStrUra1, whole genome shotgun sequence genome:
- the NICOL1 gene encoding NELL2-interacting cell ontogeny regulator 1: MRVMALPSVWSVMRVAIPFISVVGLLSVRLVGAGQDSGSVIPAESRPCVDCHAFEFMQRALQDLKKTAYNLDTRTETLLLRAEKRGLCDCFHAIH, from the exons ATGAGAGTAATGGCGTTGCCATCTGTCTGGAGTGTGATGCGTGTGGCGATCCCGTTCATCTCGGTGGTTGGCCTGCTAAGCGTGAGGCTTGTGGGGGCTGGCCAGGACTCTGGGAGTGTCATTCCTGCAGAAA GTCGTCCCTGTGTTGACTGCCATGCGTTTGAGTTCATGCAGAGGGCGTTGCAGGATTTAAAGAAGACGGCGTATAATCTAGACACACGA acagaaaccCTCCTCCTGAGAGCAGAAAAAAGAGGCCTGTGTGATTGTTTTCATGCAATACACTAA